Part of the Pseudoxanthomonas sp. Root65 genome is shown below.
GGCACGCAGGCGCGCGCCGAGCTCGCCGGCCTCGAAGGGCTTGACGATGTAGTCGTCGGCACCGGCGTCCAGGCCGCGGACGCGGTCGCTGAGCTGGTCGCGCGCGGTGATGATCAACACCGGGGTGGTGTCGTAGCGCTGACGCAACCCCGCCAGCACATCCAGTCCGGAGCCACGTGGCAGCCCCAAGTCCAGCAGGACGGCGGTGTAGCCGTGGTCGACCAGGGCCAGGCGCGCGGACGCGACGTCTTCGGCGCGGTCGATGGCCCAGCCGTCCTGTGCCAGTGCCGCGGCCAGCGCGTCGCCCAGCATGCGATCGTCTTCAACCAGGAGCAGGCGCGACACGGGCGGTCCTCGGGGGTGGTGGAGACCACCATGCTAGGGCGATGCGATTAAAGCGTTTTTAATGGCGCCGTGCCCGGGCCCGGAAACACAAAACCCCGCGGGAGCGGGGTCTTGGTGGGTCCACCTGCTGCGGCTCTCAACCCGCAACCTCGGCCGGATGGCGCTCCCTAGGGGACTCGAACCCCTGTTTTAGCCTTGAGAGGGCCACGTCCTAACCACTAGACGAAGGGAGCGTTTTTGGTGAAACCGGCGTAGCGGATTAGTATAGGCGGCGGCCAGGCTCAGGGCAATCCACCCAGTCGGCCGCGTGACCCTCCTGCATGGAACTGCCGCTATTACGCCCGTCACCGCTCTGCGAACCATCCCGCGCGACCAGCACACCATTTCGCGCAAGGACATCAGCCCGAACGCGCTGCGCGTGCTCTACCGCCTGCGGGATGCCGGTTTCCAGGCCTATCTGGTCGGCGGCGCAGTGCGTGACCTGCTGGTCGGCGGCCATCCCAAGGACTTCGACGTCGCCACCGACGCCACGCCCGAACAGGTGCGTCAGCAGTTCCGCAACTGCCGGCTGATCGGTCGCCGCTTCCGGCTGGCGCATGTGGTGTTCGGGCGCGAGATCATCGAGGTGGCCACCTTCCGCGCCAACGTCGACGACGGCAGCGGCGACCGCGAGATGGACAACGGCCGGCTGGTCCGCGACAACGTCTACGGCACGGTGGAAGACGACGCGGTGCGCCGCGACTTCACCGCCAACGCGCTGTACTACGCCATCGATGACTTCTCCGTCCGCGACTATGTCGGCGGCTTCGAGGACACGATGGCGCGCCGCCTGAAACTGATCGGCGATCCCGAGCAGCGCTACCGCGAGGATCCCGTGCGCATGCTGCGCGCCGTGCGCCTGGCCGCCAAGCTGGACTTCGAGATCGAAGCCGAGACCGCCGCGCCGATCGCGCCGCTGGCGCCGCTGCTGGCCGAGGCCGCGCCGGCGCGCCTGTTCGAGGAGATCCTCAAGCTGTTCCTGTCCGGGCACGGCGTGGCCAGTTTCGAGGGGCTGGAGCGCTTCGGCCTGCTGAAGGTGCTGTTCCCCGAAACTGCCGCCGCGTTGGCCTCCAACCGCAGCGGCGCGCTGCGCCGGATGGTGCTGGCGGGCCTGACCGGCACCGACCAGCGCGTGGCCAACGACGAACCGGTCTCGCCGGCCTTCCTGTTCGCCCTGCTGCTGTGGCCGGCGTACTGCCGCGCGCTGATGGGCCTGCAGGCGCAGGGCGTGCAGGCCGAGGAGGCGCAACGTCGCGCCGCCGACCGCGTCACCCTGCACCAGTTGAACACGGTCGCGCTGCCGCGCCGGTTCTCGCTGCCCATGCAGGAGATCTGGCTGCTGCAGACGCGCTTCGGCAACCGGCAGCGCAAGCGGGTCACGCGCCTGCTGAGCCACCCGCGTTTCCGCGCCGCGTTCGACTTCCTGGTCCTGCGGCTCGCGGCATCGCCCGAGCATGCCGAGGACGTCGACTTCTGGCGCGAGGCACAGACGCAGTCCGGTGAAGAACTGGCCGCCACGCTCGGTGTCGCCGCATCGGCGGATGCGTTCGGCGACGACGAGGCGCAGCCTTCCAAGCGCCGTCGCCGCCGCCGTCGCCGCACCGGCGGGTCGTCGCCGGAATGACGCCGCGTATCCAGGCCTGCATCGGCCTGGGCGCCAATCTCGGCGATGCCGCGGGCACGCTGCGGCTCGCCATCGACGCGCTGGATCGACGCGAAGGCGTCATCGTAAGCGCGGTATCGCGCTGCTACCGCACGCCGGCATGGGGCAGGGAAGACCAGCCCGACTTCATCAATGCGGTCGCGCTGCTCGAGACGTCGCTGTCGCCACGCGCGCTGCTGGACCTGCTGCTGTCGGTGGAAGCCGAGTTCGGTCGGCATCGGGTGGACGGCGAGCGCTGGGGACCGCGCACGTTGGACCTGGACCTGCTCCTGTACGGCGATG
Proteins encoded:
- the pcnB gene encoding polynucleotide adenylyltransferase PcnB; the encoded protein is MTLLHGTAAITPVTALRTIPRDQHTISRKDISPNALRVLYRLRDAGFQAYLVGGAVRDLLVGGHPKDFDVATDATPEQVRQQFRNCRLIGRRFRLAHVVFGREIIEVATFRANVDDGSGDREMDNGRLVRDNVYGTVEDDAVRRDFTANALYYAIDDFSVRDYVGGFEDTMARRLKLIGDPEQRYREDPVRMLRAVRLAAKLDFEIEAETAAPIAPLAPLLAEAAPARLFEEILKLFLSGHGVASFEGLERFGLLKVLFPETAAALASNRSGALRRMVLAGLTGTDQRVANDEPVSPAFLFALLLWPAYCRALMGLQAQGVQAEEAQRRAADRVTLHQLNTVALPRRFSLPMQEIWLLQTRFGNRQRKRVTRLLSHPRFRAAFDFLVLRLAASPEHAEDVDFWREAQTQSGEELAATLGVAASADAFGDDEAQPSKRRRRRRRRTGGSSPE
- the folK gene encoding 2-amino-4-hydroxy-6-hydroxymethyldihydropteridine diphosphokinase — translated: MTPRIQACIGLGANLGDAAGTLRLAIDALDRREGVIVSAVSRCYRTPAWGREDQPDFINAVALLETSLSPRALLDLLLSVEAEFGRHRVDGERWGPRTLDLDLLLYGDAVVDEPGLHVPHPHLHERAFALVPLLEVLPDARIPGRGPARDAVSALEMSNIHPL
- a CDS encoding response regulator transcription factor, coding for MSRLLLVEDDRMLGDALAAALAQDGWAIDRAEDVASARLALVDHGYTAVLLDLGLPRGSGLDVLAGLRQRYDTTPVLIITARDQLSDRVRGLDAGADDYIVKPFEAGELGARLRAVVRRTQGRVAPVLRHGNIVLDPADRSVRLGDRPVRLGVHEYRTLLALMERPGRVIARDMLESLVYGGEGSIESNTIAVYIHQLRKKLGDGVIATVHGFGYRLGEGE